The genomic interval GGGGCAGGACCGCCAGGTACGCACCGCGCGCCTTTGTACTGGCCGGGCCGGTCGGTGACGGCGAGAAGACCTGGGGGTCAGCTTCAGGGTCCACGCGCAGGCGATACAGCACGCGCCACTCATTCAGACGCAGCGGAAAGTGGGCGCGCAGAACGACGTTCTCTCCACCGGGTGGGACGGTCCGGGTGACGGTGGTGGGCGGCGTGGTGTTCAGCCGCTCCTTCACCTGATGAAGCCGCACGCTGGGATTCTGACAGTCCTCGCTGAAGCTGCCGCCAGGGCCTGACGAGACTGCACTGCCCGTGTTCCAGAACGGGGAAGGCAGGCCGAAGCCCGTCATGAAGATCCGGCTGCGCTTCTGCCCGTCGCAGGTCAGGTCCTGCGCGAGCAGCAGGGCGCGTTCCTGGTAGCGGTAACTGCCCGGGCGGCGGCCTTTGAAGTTCTGTTGTTCCTCATCCACGAGACTCTTGGTGAACAGACTGACGGCCTCCGGGCTGTTCTGGTCCTCCGTGCTGGCCACCGCGACGTACACAACGGCCTTCGTGCCTCGGGGGTAGGTCAGGGTCACGGCCTGGTACGTCCCGCGCGGGGCACTCGTATCGCTGAACAGGGCGTTCATGTCGCGCTGGTTGACCGGGCCGAACTGCGCGCCCTCACGCGGGGGCAGCCACTCGCGGTAAGCGGTCCAGCCCAGCCCGCCGGTCAGCAGCACGCCGAGCGTGAGCCACCCGGCGCGGTGCGTGAAGGCGTGGCCCAGCAGGCCGCGGTTGACGGGGTGAGGGTCGCCCATGCCTTGCACAGCGAGGTACTCGGCTTCCTCAGGGGAGAACCCCTGCGCCCGGTGCTC from Deinococcus taeanensis carries:
- a CDS encoding permease prefix domain 1-containing protein, whose product is MTRRLPHPRRPLTADAYIHRATRGLPHAERLDAAAELRAHLAERMQEHRAQGFSPEEAEYLAVQGMGDPHPVNRGLLGHAFTHRAGWLTLGVLLTGGLGWTAYREWLPPREGAQFGPVNQRDMNALFSDTSAPRGTYQAVTLTYPRGTKAVVYVAVASTEDQNSPEAVSLFTKSLVDEEQQNFKGRRPGSYRYQERALLLAQDLTCDGQKRSRIFMTGFGLPSPFWNTGSAVSSGPGGSFSEDCQNPSVRLHQVKERLNTTPPTTVTRTVPPGGENVVLRAHFPLRLNEWRVLYRLRVDPEADPQVFSPSPTGPASTKARGAYLAVLPLDHVVNDSGGYSWGGMHVGFKGETPIALPPLVADTPGE